Genomic segment of Candidatus Epulonipiscium sp.:
TTAGACGAATTGGAAGATATCATTGAAAAAGAATATGAAGAAAAGTTAATAAGTTCGATTAATAGGACAAGAATAAAGGTATCTGAGCCACTGATTAAATTTTATAAGAAACTAAGGGAAAAGAATCCACTTTCCATAGCAGATATAACAATAGCACTTTATGAGTTATTAGAAGACTTGGAAATTAGTAAGAGGCTTTCTGAACATATTAACCGTTTTATAGAGGAAAACAAACTAATATTAGCAAAACAAAATCAGCAGATTTGGGATCTAATTATAGAACTTTTTGATAAAATGGTAGAAATATTAGGAGATGAAGAAATCACCTTAAAGCAGTATGCAAAGATATTAGATGCAGGACTTGAACAGTGTAAAATGGGGCTTATTCCCCCTGCTCTAGATCAAGTGGTTGTTGCAGATTTAGAGCGTTCGAGGCTTCCAAATATTAAATCATTATTTGTAATAGGCATAAATGATGGTATGATTCCCTCTACGACTGGGGAGTTGGGATTATTTTCCGATGAGGAAAGAATAACTATGAATAATTTGGGAGTAGAATTAGCCCCTGATGGCAGAAGGATGGCTTTTGAGGAGCAATTTCTTATTTATCTAGGTCTTACAAAACCCGAGGAATATCTATATATGAGCTTTTCTATAGGAGATGAGGAGGGTAAGGCAATAAGACCTTCTATACTTATTCCTAGACTTAAAAAGCTTTTCCCATGTATATCTTGCGATAGCGATTTTACAGACTTAAGAGAGGAAAGGCTTATTTCATCTCCTATACCGACATTTCATCATCTAGGGAATGTTCTAAGGGATATTTTGGAGACAGGAGAATTTCCTGATATATGGAAGGATGTATTAAGCTGGTATCTTACTGAAGATGAATGGGCAGATAAAACAAAGATTACGATAAAAGGACTGTTTCACACAAACCAAGAAAACTATATGGAAAGGGAAAGTGTAAAAAAACTTTACAATGATAAAATATACTCTAGTGTATCAAGACTTGAAAAATTTGCGGCTTGCCCCTTTGGATATTTTGTGGAGTATGGTTTAAAAGCAAAGGAAAGAAAAATTTATAAATTGGGCCTTCCTGATATCGGAAGACTTTTTCATAAGGTTTTAGATGATTTTTCTAGAAAGTTAAAGGAAAAAGAAATACCTTGGAGAGAACTGGATAGGACTTTAGGAGATAGGATAATTGAAGAAAGTATTGATGATTTAGCACCTAGATTAAGCGGCGAAATACTTTTAAGTTCTGCAAGGAATAAATATTTAATAAGAAGACTAAAGAGAATTACAAAAAGAGCAGTCTGGGCACTAACAGAACATATAAAAAGAGGGAATTTTGAACCGGCAGAATTCGAAATAGGATTTGGTGAGGATTACAAACTCCCCCCAATAGTAATTAAACTTGATACAGGGGAAAAGATTATTTTGACAGGAAGAATCGATAGGGTTGATATATTAGATAAAGATAATAAAATTTATGTAAAGGTTATAGATTATAAATCTGGAAATAAAGCTTTTAATCTTGCAGATGTATTTTATGGCATACAGCTTCAGCTTCTTCTTTACCTAGATGCATTCCTAGAAAGTGGACAAGAGGTATATAATAAAGAACTTTTTCCTGCAGGGGCATTTTACTTTAAAATCGATGATCCTTTAATTCGTTCAGCTAAAGAAATGCCTAATGAAGAATTAGAAAGGCTTCTTCTTAAAAACCTAAAACTCTCAGGAATTGCCTTGGGAGATATAGACATTATAAAAGAAATGGATACTGAGCTAGAGAGATTTTCAGAGATACTTCCAGTAGAGGTTACAAGAAGCGGGATAGGAAGACGTTCTTCTACGGCAACTATGGAGGAGTTTAACAATCTAAGAGAATACGTTAGAAATATCGTAACAGAAATAGGGAAAGAAATTTTAAAAGGGAATGTAAAAATAAGCCCCTATAAAAGCAAACAGAATACTTCTTGTGATTATTGCCTTTATAAATCCGTCTGTCAATTTGATATGCTTTTAGAAGATAATAAATATAGGGTATTAAAAAACCTAAATAAAGATGAGATATGGAAAGAATTAAAGCGAGACTAAATAAAATGGGCGGTAGCAGTTTCCATACTGCATCGTTAGGGAGGATTTTATGATTGAAAAGTGCTTTTACACCGATTCGTATTTAACTAAATGGGATACCAAAATAAACGAAATAATTCAAAGAGATGATAAATTCCTAATTACCTTGGAAAAAAGCTATTTTTATCCCGGAGGAGGAGGACAACCCTCTGATAGAGGTACCATAGATGATATAAAGGTATTGGATGTTCTTGAAGAAGGAAATAAAATCTATCATGTGCTGAACAAGCTTCCGAATGAAAAAAAGGTACTCTGTAAAATAGATTTTAAGAGGCGTTTTTCTAATATGCAACAGC
This window contains:
- the addB gene encoding helicase-exonuclease AddAB subunit AddB → NMVLRKVIDDMEEELKVFHKSVRQQGFMQTLGEMICEFQQYDVTPEALLGKIETIKDRPMLESKIRDLYLIFSGFKNYIKEKYITTEETLDILTSKIESSTILEKALIWIDGFYGFTPQQYRILYGLLKKVEKISISLTLDPSVDLYSSCDESDPFCESRRTFDKFNKMMALYGVKLEPPISLNSKEMSFNKNEELSHLEREYFNYPCIPYEKETKYIKLYTASNPHTEIEYIAHSILNLVKDRGYRYRDIAVVTGNISSYQKIIESTFKEYKIPYFIDEKKDILTHPLVELIRASLEIVISNWSYESIFRYLKTRFVGIDEEDIDLLENYVLAYGIRGINRWIKEDWTQKNLDELEDIIEKEYEEKLISSINRTRIKVSEPLIKFYKKLREKNPLSIADITIALYELLEDLEISKRLSEHINRFIEENKLILAKQNQQIWDLIIELFDKMVEILGDEEITLKQYAKILDAGLEQCKMGLIPPALDQVVVADLERSRLPNIKSLFVIGINDGMIPSTTGELGLFSDEERITMNNLGVELAPDGRRMAFEEQFLIYLGLTKPEEYLYMSFSIGDEEGKAIRPSILIPRLKKLFPCISCDSDFTDLREERLISSPIPTFHHLGNVLRDILETGEFPDIWKDVLSWYLTEDEWADKTKITIKGLFHTNQENYMERESVKKLYNDKIYSSVSRLEKFAACPFGYFVEYGLKAKERKIYKLGLPDIGRLFHKVLDDFSRKLKEKEIPWRELDRTLGDRIIEESIDDLAPRLSGEILLSSARNKYLIRRLKRITKRAVWALTEHIKRGNFEPAEFEIGFGEDYKLPPIVIKLDTGEKIILTGRIDRVDILDKDNKIYVKVIDYKSGNKAFNLADVFYGIQLQLLLYLDAFLESGQEVYNKELFPAGAFYFKIDDPLIRSAKEMPNEELERLLLKNLKLSGIALGDIDIIKEMDTELERFSEILPVEVTRSGIGRRSSTATMEEFNNLREYVRNIVTEIGKEILKGNVKISPYKSKQNTSCDYCLYKSVCQFDMLLEDNKYRVLKNLNKDEIWKELKRD